Proteins encoded in a region of the Sporichthya brevicatena genome:
- the mreC gene encoding rod shape-determining protein MreC, protein MVRDTAATRVTLGALLVGAFALASIDAQAGDGSSPLHPVRSAAATVLSPLQAAATTVTDPVVRVAGAFGGANADARRIEELSAQNVALQAQLRDALARGTYADRSEALADIAAATGTNLTTGHVIALNAIDGYSWTVVIDRGSTHGVVVDSAVLNASGLAGRVLSVTEKTSTVLLLADPIVTVGVRVTDTGQIGSLDGTGGDLLRLRLFNPNARLAVGQDVRTFGSPGGAPYPAGIPIGEIVDIQGAGGPAPVAFVRPYAELSALDVVGIVTVPQPTAPQEKR, encoded by the coding sequence ATGGTCCGCGACACCGCGGCGACGCGTGTCACGCTCGGCGCGCTGCTGGTGGGGGCATTCGCCCTCGCCAGCATCGACGCGCAGGCGGGAGACGGGTCGTCGCCGCTGCATCCCGTGCGCAGCGCCGCCGCGACGGTGCTGAGCCCGCTGCAGGCTGCCGCCACGACCGTGACCGACCCCGTCGTCCGGGTGGCGGGCGCTTTCGGTGGGGCGAACGCCGACGCGCGGCGCATCGAGGAGCTCTCGGCGCAGAACGTCGCCCTCCAGGCCCAGCTCCGCGACGCGCTCGCCCGGGGGACCTACGCCGACCGGTCCGAGGCGCTCGCCGACATCGCCGCGGCGACCGGAACGAACCTGACGACGGGTCACGTCATCGCCCTGAACGCGATCGACGGCTACTCCTGGACGGTCGTGATCGACCGCGGCAGCACGCACGGCGTGGTCGTGGACTCCGCGGTGCTCAACGCGTCCGGCCTGGCCGGCCGGGTCCTGTCCGTCACCGAGAAGACCTCCACCGTGCTCCTGCTCGCGGACCCGATCGTCACGGTCGGGGTCCGGGTGACCGACACCGGTCAGATCGGTTCGCTCGACGGCACCGGCGGCGACCTGCTGCGGCTTCGGCTCTTCAACCCCAACGCCCGCCTCGCGGTCGGCCAGGACGTCCGGACGTTCGGCTCGCCCGGTGGGGCGCCCTACCCGGCCGGCATCCCGATCGGCGAGATCGTCGACATCCAGGGTGCTGGCGGCCCGGCCCCGGTGGCGTTCGTCCGCCCGTACGCCGAGCTCTCCGCGCTCGACGTGGTCGGCATCGTGACCGTCCCTCAGCCGACTGCCCCTCAGGAGAAGCGGTGA
- the mreD gene encoding rod shape-determining protein MreD, producing the protein MSPATARALRLTGLGLLGLLVALTQVSLIARLEWPGAGQPQLAALAVLAVALRGGPRAGGVAGFGVGLVLDLLPPADHPVGQWAFVLCLLGAVVGFLAADVAESTLLSIAVGGVAAALAPLLFTLVGQLLGDPRAGVLHALATLPSVALSTLLLAVVVLPLSRRRRPAPIPAEMPLARVPLGVR; encoded by the coding sequence GTGAGCCCGGCGACGGCGCGAGCGCTCCGGCTGACCGGCCTCGGTCTGCTCGGTCTGCTCGTCGCCCTGACCCAGGTCTCGCTGATCGCGCGGCTCGAGTGGCCCGGCGCGGGGCAGCCGCAACTGGCCGCGTTGGCCGTGCTGGCGGTGGCGCTGCGCGGCGGACCGCGGGCCGGTGGCGTCGCCGGCTTCGGCGTCGGACTGGTGCTCGACCTGCTCCCGCCCGCCGACCACCCGGTGGGGCAGTGGGCGTTCGTGCTCTGTCTGCTCGGCGCGGTCGTCGGATTCCTCGCCGCGGACGTCGCCGAGTCGACGCTGCTCAGCATCGCCGTCGGGGGAGTCGCCGCCGCGCTCGCGCCCCTGCTGTTCACGCTCGTCGGCCAGTTGCTCGGTGACCCGCGCGCCGGGGTGCTGCACGCGCTCGCGACGCTGCCGTCGGTCGCGCTCTCGACCCTCCTGCTCGCGGTGGTCGTCCTGCCGCTGTCCCGGCGTCGCCGGCCGGCGCCGATCCCGGCCGAGATGCCGCTGGCCCGGGTGCCGCTGGGGGTCCGGTGA
- the mrdA gene encoding penicillin-binding protein 2, whose protein sequence is MSEGVARTGRRVRVLQGIGLSLMVLLAGRLAYLQSVDSDAYAAAADANTIREVVTPAPRGLILDDAGRPLVQNRTQLQITVDRTALSRQPDRGGAVLARLGRVLGTSADDLRAQIRPCGPGVTAPCWNGSPYQPVPVAVDVDSRVAMQVLEFRERFPGVEAISVSVRNYPQEGKANLAHVLGYLQPADEKDVAAQKEAGLRDPRLGAANLVGRAGLEKQYDSLLRGAPGVTRVTVDHLGHVLSTVEAAAPRPGNNLLTSIDAKVQAIAERALAEGIERARTVPDYRGRKYAADSGAIVVLDSTNGAVVAMAGAPTFNLSDWVGGIDAKTYARLVSDKAGTPLLARPYAAADPPGSLFKVISTAAAAKAGYDLNKTYPCPSSYTVGNQTFKNYESQAHGYITLARALEVSCDTVFYKIAHEMWLRDGGEKPVADPADPMQRMAEIFGLGRPTGIDLPGEIGGRIASREFKQSYWEQTREATCGRAEAANTDRAAVYGDDAARAAFLHQLDRENCIDGAKWRAGDAVNFSIGQGDTMTTPLQMARVYAAIANGGTLWRPRVAQAELTPDGDVVRTFSPVSDGKVDVAPKVLKYLLAALEGTARNGTAAGVFAGWPLVEMPAGAKTGTAERFGEDPTSWFVGFAGPEGDRSRYVAVMTVSQGGTGSGTSGPGVRAVLSAMLGVDRAAVWPNGLPPALPGRVEEQDGGE, encoded by the coding sequence GTGAGCGAGGGCGTGGCGCGCACCGGGCGCCGCGTCCGTGTGCTGCAGGGGATCGGGCTCTCGCTGATGGTCCTGCTCGCGGGCCGGCTGGCGTACTTGCAGTCGGTCGACTCCGACGCGTACGCCGCGGCGGCCGACGCCAACACCATCCGCGAGGTCGTGACGCCCGCACCGCGTGGGCTGATCCTCGACGATGCCGGCCGTCCGCTGGTCCAGAACCGCACCCAGCTCCAGATCACCGTCGACCGCACGGCGCTCTCGCGGCAGCCGGACCGGGGCGGGGCGGTGCTCGCCCGTCTCGGTCGCGTCCTCGGCACCAGCGCCGACGACCTGCGCGCGCAGATCCGCCCCTGCGGGCCCGGCGTGACCGCGCCCTGCTGGAACGGCTCGCCCTACCAGCCCGTGCCGGTCGCCGTCGACGTCGACTCCCGGGTCGCGATGCAGGTCCTCGAGTTCCGCGAGCGGTTCCCCGGCGTCGAGGCGATCTCGGTGAGCGTCCGCAACTATCCGCAGGAGGGCAAGGCCAACCTCGCCCACGTCCTCGGGTACCTGCAGCCGGCTGACGAGAAGGACGTCGCCGCCCAGAAGGAGGCGGGACTGCGCGACCCGCGGCTCGGCGCCGCCAACCTCGTCGGGCGTGCCGGCCTGGAGAAGCAGTACGACTCCCTGCTGCGTGGGGCGCCTGGCGTCACCCGCGTGACGGTGGATCACCTCGGCCACGTCCTGAGCACCGTCGAGGCGGCGGCACCGCGGCCGGGCAACAACCTGCTCACCTCGATCGACGCCAAGGTCCAGGCGATCGCCGAGCGTGCGCTGGCCGAGGGCATCGAGCGGGCCCGGACGGTGCCGGACTACCGCGGCCGGAAGTACGCGGCGGACTCCGGCGCGATCGTCGTCCTCGACTCGACCAACGGCGCCGTCGTCGCGATGGCGGGCGCGCCGACGTTCAACCTGTCCGACTGGGTCGGCGGCATCGACGCGAAGACCTACGCGCGGCTCGTCTCGGACAAGGCCGGCACCCCGTTGCTCGCGCGGCCCTACGCCGCGGCGGACCCGCCCGGCTCGCTGTTCAAGGTGATCTCCACCGCCGCCGCGGCGAAGGCCGGCTACGACCTCAACAAGACCTATCCGTGCCCGAGCTCGTACACGGTCGGGAACCAGACGTTCAAGAACTACGAGTCGCAGGCGCACGGATACATCACGCTGGCGCGCGCGCTCGAGGTCTCCTGCGACACCGTCTTCTACAAGATCGCGCACGAGATGTGGCTGCGCGACGGCGGGGAGAAGCCCGTCGCCGACCCGGCCGACCCGATGCAGCGGATGGCGGAGATCTTCGGCCTCGGTCGCCCGACGGGTATCGACCTGCCCGGTGAGATCGGCGGCCGGATCGCCTCGCGCGAGTTCAAGCAGTCGTACTGGGAACAGACCCGCGAGGCGACGTGCGGGCGGGCCGAGGCCGCGAACACCGACCGCGCCGCCGTCTACGGCGACGACGCCGCCCGCGCCGCCTTCCTGCACCAGCTCGACCGGGAGAACTGCATCGACGGCGCCAAGTGGCGGGCCGGCGACGCCGTGAACTTCTCGATCGGCCAGGGCGACACGATGACGACGCCGCTGCAGATGGCGCGCGTGTACGCCGCGATCGCGAACGGCGGGACGCTGTGGCGACCCCGCGTCGCCCAGGCCGAGCTCACGCCGGACGGGGACGTCGTCCGCACCTTCTCCCCGGTCTCCGACGGCAAGGTCGACGTCGCGCCCAAGGTCCTCAAGTACCTGCTCGCGGCGCTGGAGGGCACCGCCCGCAACGGCACCGCCGCCGGGGTCTTCGCCGGCTGGCCGCTGGTCGAGATGCCCGCCGGGGCCAAGACCGGAACCGCCGAGCGCTTCGGCGAGGACCCGACCTCCTGGTTCGTCGGCTTCGCCGGCCCGGAGGGCGACCGGTCCCGCTACGTCGCGGTCATGACGGTGTCTCAGGGCGGCACCGGCTCGGGGACCTCCGGGCCCGGCGTCCGCGCCGTCCTGTCCGCGATGCTCGGTGTCGATCGCGCGGCCGTCTGGCCGAACGGGCTCCCGCCCGCCCTCCCGGGCCGGGTCGAGGAGCAGGACGGGGGCGAGTGA
- the rodA gene encoding rod shape-determining protein RodA, with the protein MALLIPHARGTVRLPGRPAPERRTGHDLVLAAAVLALCAAGSVLVFSATRPRLQAAGDDPTSSVVRHLVSIVLGLGLAAVIALGDYRRLRMYAPLVYLLAIAGLALLLSPLGATVNGSHSWLNIAGISIQPVEFAKVALCLGLALVLAERREGTGTGFTHLEVFLACGLAAVPIALVALQPDLGSIMVLVAILAGVLVVAAVPARWIVGLAVTAVIGAVVVVQANLLSEYQVARFAAFANPNLDPSGVGYNANQARIAIGSGGLTGTGLFQGTQTGGKFVPEQHTDFIFTVAGEETGLIGAGAIVLLFALVVWRGCLIARRAPDLFGTLVAAAVVCWFGFQAFENIGMTLGLMPITGLPLPFLSYGGTAMLANFAAVGLLLNISANSSAAARLAYPTG; encoded by the coding sequence ATGGCGCTGCTGATCCCGCACGCACGGGGCACCGTCCGGCTACCCGGACGTCCCGCGCCCGAACGTCGGACCGGGCACGACCTCGTCCTCGCCGCCGCGGTGCTCGCGCTCTGCGCCGCCGGTTCGGTGCTCGTGTTCTCCGCGACACGGCCGCGCCTGCAGGCCGCCGGCGACGACCCGACGTCCTCGGTCGTGCGGCACCTGGTCTCGATCGTGCTCGGTCTCGGCCTCGCGGCCGTGATCGCCCTCGGCGACTACCGCCGCCTGCGCATGTACGCGCCGCTGGTGTACCTGCTGGCGATCGCCGGCCTCGCCCTGCTGCTCTCTCCGCTGGGGGCGACGGTCAACGGATCGCACTCGTGGTTGAACATCGCGGGCATCTCGATCCAGCCGGTGGAGTTCGCCAAGGTCGCGCTCTGCCTCGGGCTCGCACTGGTGCTCGCCGAACGCCGCGAGGGCACGGGCACCGGCTTCACCCACCTCGAGGTGTTCCTCGCCTGCGGGCTCGCCGCGGTGCCGATCGCGCTCGTCGCGCTGCAGCCCGACCTCGGCTCGATCATGGTGCTGGTCGCGATCCTCGCCGGCGTTTTGGTCGTCGCCGCCGTCCCCGCGCGGTGGATCGTCGGACTCGCGGTCACTGCGGTGATCGGCGCCGTCGTCGTCGTGCAGGCGAACCTGCTCAGCGAGTACCAGGTCGCCCGCTTCGCCGCCTTCGCCAACCCGAACCTCGACCCGAGCGGTGTCGGTTACAACGCCAACCAGGCGCGGATCGCGATCGGCTCCGGCGGCCTGACCGGCACCGGCCTGTTCCAGGGCACGCAGACCGGCGGCAAGTTCGTGCCCGAGCAGCACACCGACTTCATCTTCACCGTCGCGGGCGAGGAGACCGGCCTGATCGGCGCCGGCGCGATCGTCCTGCTGTTCGCGCTCGTCGTCTGGCGCGGGTGCCTGATCGCCCGTCGCGCCCCCGACCTGTTCGGCACCCTGGTGGCCGCCGCGGTCGTCTGCTGGTTCGGCTTCCAGGCCTTCGAGAACATCGGCATGACGCTCGGCCTGATGCCGATCACCGGCCTCCCGCTGCCGTTCCTGTCCTACGGCGGGACCGCGATGCTCGCGAACTTCGCCGCCGTCGGGTTGTTGCTGAACATCTCCGCCAACAGCTCCGCCGCCGCGCGCCTCGCCTACCCCACGGGGTGA
- a CDS encoding site-specific DNA-methyltransferase: MDWGDASRDLVVHADNLEVLPRIPDGAFTTIYLDPPFNTGRSQKRERLRTVRSTEGKRIGFGGHTYEQIVTGLMAYDDTFADYWSFLFPRLEHAWRLLAEDGTLYLHLDYREVHYAKVALDALFGRECFLNEIIWAYDYGARTTKKWPAKHDTILVYVKDPKRYHFDSAEVDREPYMAPGLVTPEKAARGKLPTDVWWHTIVSPTGKEKTGYPTQKPEGILRRMIAASSRPGDRVADFFAGSGTLGAVAQTLGRRFVCIDASADAVDVMRKRLGDGPTYVALPHPVG, encoded by the coding sequence GTGGACTGGGGTGACGCGAGCCGCGATCTCGTGGTGCACGCGGACAACCTCGAGGTGCTGCCGCGAATCCCGGACGGGGCGTTCACGACGATCTACCTCGACCCGCCGTTCAACACCGGTCGGTCGCAGAAGCGGGAGCGGCTGCGGACGGTGCGGTCGACCGAGGGGAAGCGGATCGGCTTCGGCGGGCACACGTACGAGCAGATCGTCACCGGACTGATGGCGTACGACGACACGTTCGCCGACTACTGGTCGTTCCTGTTCCCGCGGCTGGAGCACGCGTGGCGGCTGCTCGCCGAGGACGGGACGCTGTACCTGCACCTGGACTACCGCGAGGTCCACTACGCGAAGGTGGCGCTGGACGCGCTGTTCGGCCGGGAGTGCTTTCTCAACGAGATCATCTGGGCCTACGACTACGGGGCCCGCACCACGAAGAAGTGGCCGGCGAAGCACGACACGATCCTCGTCTACGTCAAGGATCCGAAGCGCTACCACTTCGACTCCGCCGAGGTGGACCGCGAGCCGTACATGGCGCCCGGTCTGGTGACGCCGGAGAAGGCCGCGCGGGGCAAGCTGCCGACCGACGTCTGGTGGCACACGATCGTCTCCCCCACCGGCAAGGAGAAGACCGGCTACCCGACGCAGAAGCCGGAGGGCATCCTGCGCCGGATGATCGCCGCCTCCTCCCGCCCCGGCGACCGGGTCGCGGACTTCTTCGCCGGCTCAGGCACCCTCGGCGCCGTCGCCCAGACCCTCGGTCGCCGGTTCGTCTGCATCGACGCCAGCGCCGACGCCGTCGATGTCATGCGCAAGCGCCTCGGCGACGGCCCCACCTACGTCGCCCTCCCTCACCCCGTGGGGTAG
- a CDS encoding RNA polymerase sigma factor, which translates to MIPDPIAEVFRTEYGRCVSTLTRVLGDISLAEDAVADAFTVAVAQWDPNDLPPNPGGWITTTARRRAIDRLRRESTREARHAEALLLQGDDDPFSTAEEVGPVRDDRLRMLFTCCHPALAPDARVALTLRLLGGLETPDVARAFLVAEPTLAQRIVRAKKKIKDANIPYRVPRDADLPERLSGVLAVIYLIYNAGHSSPSGPTLQRVELCDEGVRLARLVVELMPDEPEAVGLLALLLLLESRRPARTAADGSLVLLADQDRSRWLRDLIAEGQSLVRACLRRNAPGPYQIQAAINAVHADSVDGSPTDWRQIVALYDQLMAIAPTPVVALNRAVALAELDGPTVALAEIERLDLASYQPYWVARAELLVRADRPAEAAVAFDRALALTDNAVEHAHLSQRRAAL; encoded by the coding sequence GTGATCCCGGACCCGATCGCCGAGGTCTTCCGCACCGAGTACGGCCGCTGCGTCTCGACGCTCACCCGCGTCCTCGGCGACATCTCGCTCGCCGAGGACGCGGTGGCCGACGCGTTCACCGTCGCGGTCGCGCAGTGGGACCCGAACGACCTCCCGCCCAACCCGGGCGGGTGGATCACCACCACCGCGCGCCGCCGCGCCATCGACCGACTGCGCCGCGAGTCGACGCGGGAGGCCCGGCACGCCGAGGCCCTTCTGCTGCAGGGCGACGACGACCCGTTCAGCACGGCCGAGGAGGTGGGACCGGTGCGCGACGACCGCCTGCGGATGCTGTTCACCTGCTGCCACCCGGCCCTCGCCCCCGACGCCCGCGTCGCCCTGACGCTCCGTCTGCTCGGCGGGCTGGAGACGCCCGACGTGGCGCGTGCGTTCCTCGTCGCCGAACCGACGCTCGCGCAGCGGATCGTCCGCGCCAAGAAGAAGATCAAGGACGCGAACATCCCCTACCGGGTGCCGCGGGACGCGGACCTGCCCGAGCGCCTCTCCGGCGTGCTCGCGGTGATCTACCTGATCTACAACGCCGGTCACTCCTCCCCGAGCGGACCGACCCTGCAGCGCGTCGAGCTGTGCGACGAGGGCGTCCGGCTCGCGCGGCTCGTCGTCGAACTGATGCCCGACGAGCCCGAGGCGGTCGGACTGCTGGCGCTGCTGCTCCTGCTGGAGTCGCGGCGTCCGGCCCGCACCGCGGCCGACGGTTCGCTGGTGCTGCTCGCCGACCAGGATCGCTCGCGCTGGCTGCGCGACCTGATAGCTGAGGGGCAGTCACTCGTCCGCGCGTGCCTGCGCCGCAACGCCCCCGGGCCGTACCAGATCCAGGCCGCGATCAACGCCGTGCACGCCGACTCCGTCGACGGCTCCCCCACCGACTGGCGGCAGATCGTCGCGCTCTACGACCAGCTGATGGCGATTGCCCCCACGCCCGTCGTCGCCCTCAACCGCGCGGTCGCGCTCGCCGAGCTCGACGGCCCCACCGTCGCCCTCGCCGAGATCGAACGCCTCGACCTCGCGAGCTACCAGCCGTACTGGGTCGCCCGCGCCGAGCTCCTGGTCCGCGCCGACCGGCCCGCCGAAGCCGCCGTGGCGTTCGACCGCGCCCTCGCCCTCACCGACAACGCCGTCGAGCACGCGCACCTGTCGCAGCGCCGCGCCGCCCTCTGA
- a CDS encoding YciI family protein, giving the protein MPEPDVMEQMFADVDAFNKKVTEAGHWVFGGGLCPPETATVVNNVDGKVTTTDGPYVETKEMLGGFWILELPDLDAALALAAEASVACRNPIEVRPFQAEPEA; this is encoded by the coding sequence ATGCCGGAGCCCGACGTGATGGAGCAGATGTTCGCCGACGTCGACGCCTTCAACAAGAAGGTCACCGAGGCCGGCCACTGGGTCTTCGGCGGCGGTCTCTGTCCGCCCGAGACGGCCACCGTCGTGAACAACGTCGACGGCAAGGTCACCACGACCGACGGCCCCTACGTCGAGACCAAGGAGATGCTCGGCGGGTTCTGGATCCTCGAGCTGCCCGACCTCGACGCCGCGCTGGCACTGGCCGCGGAGGCCTCGGTGGCGTGCCGCAACCCGATCGAGGTCCGGCCGTTCCAGGCCGAGCCCGAGGCGTGA
- a CDS encoding TIGR03960 family B12-binding radical SAM protein, giving the protein MPVESIFPRLEALLPRVQKPIQYIGGELNSTVKDWDAAEVRWCLMYPDAYEVGLPNQGVQILYEVLNEKDGVLAERTYAVWPDLEALMREHGVPQFTVDAHRPVGAFDLFGVSFSTELGYTNLLNALDLAGIPIFARDRDETHPVVIAGGHAAFNPEPIADFLDAAVLGDGEEVVGAITEVVREWKGEGSPGGRDELLLRLAVSGGVYVPRFYDVTYGPDGAIASVEPNHPDVPRRVRKHTVSDLDSWPYPRKLLVPLAETVHERFSVEIFRGCTRGCRFCQAGMITRPVRERSITTIGAMVQAGLENTGFEEVGLLSLSSADHSEIGEVAKGLADRYEADKISLSLPSTRVDAFNVTLAEELTRNGRRSGLTFAPEGGSERMRKVINKMVTEEDLIRTVTTAYAHGWRQVKLYFMCGLPTETDEDVLQIAELAKKVIQAGRDASNSRDIRCTVSIGGFVPKPHTPFQWAAQLDHETTDARLKKLRDTVREDKRYGRAIGFRYHDGKPGIVEGLLSRGDRRVGAVIEAVWRDGGRFDGWSEHFSFDRWMRCADSALAGTGVDVAWYTTRERDFDEILPWDHLDSGLDKDWLWDDWQEALAAAEDPTSAADVEDCRWTPCFDCGVCNTLGTAIEVGPTGRTLLPLSVVGSGVGSGVGSGAVQAGT; this is encoded by the coding sequence ATGCCCGTCGAGTCGATCTTCCCCCGCCTGGAGGCCCTGCTGCCCCGGGTGCAGAAGCCGATCCAGTACATCGGCGGTGAGCTCAACTCCACGGTCAAGGACTGGGACGCCGCCGAGGTCCGCTGGTGCCTGATGTACCCGGACGCGTACGAGGTCGGCCTGCCCAACCAGGGCGTGCAGATCCTCTACGAGGTGCTCAACGAGAAGGACGGCGTTCTCGCCGAGCGCACCTACGCGGTGTGGCCGGACCTCGAGGCGCTGATGCGTGAGCACGGCGTCCCGCAGTTCACCGTCGACGCCCACCGCCCGGTCGGCGCGTTCGACCTGTTCGGCGTCAGCTTCTCGACCGAGCTCGGCTACACGAACCTGCTCAACGCCCTCGACCTCGCGGGGATCCCCATCTTCGCCCGCGACCGCGACGAGACCCACCCGGTGGTGATCGCCGGCGGGCACGCCGCGTTCAACCCGGAGCCGATCGCGGACTTCCTCGACGCCGCCGTCCTCGGCGACGGCGAGGAGGTCGTCGGCGCGATCACCGAGGTCGTCCGCGAGTGGAAGGGCGAGGGCTCGCCCGGCGGCCGCGACGAGCTGCTGCTGCGCCTCGCGGTGTCCGGCGGCGTCTACGTCCCGCGCTTCTACGACGTCACCTACGGCCCCGACGGGGCGATCGCGAGCGTCGAGCCCAACCACCCGGACGTGCCGCGCCGGGTCCGCAAGCACACGGTCTCCGACCTGGACTCCTGGCCGTACCCGCGCAAGCTGCTGGTGCCGCTGGCCGAGACCGTGCACGAGCGCTTCAGCGTCGAGATCTTCCGCGGCTGCACCCGCGGCTGCCGCTTCTGCCAGGCGGGCATGATCACGCGCCCGGTGCGCGAGCGCTCGATCACGACGATCGGCGCGATGGTCCAGGCCGGCCTGGAGAACACCGGCTTCGAGGAGGTCGGGCTGCTCTCGCTCTCCAGCGCCGATCACTCCGAGATCGGCGAGGTCGCGAAGGGCCTGGCCGACCGCTACGAGGCGGACAAGATCTCGCTGTCGCTGCCGAGTACCCGCGTCGACGCGTTCAATGTGACGCTCGCCGAGGAGCTCACGCGCAACGGCCGCCGCTCCGGGTTGACCTTCGCCCCCGAGGGCGGGTCCGAGCGCATGCGCAAGGTGATCAACAAAATGGTCACCGAGGAGGACCTGATCCGCACCGTCACCACCGCGTACGCGCACGGCTGGCGGCAGGTGAAGCTCTACTTCATGTGCGGGCTCCCGACGGAGACCGACGAGGACGTCCTGCAGATCGCCGAGCTCGCGAAGAAGGTCATCCAGGCCGGGCGTGACGCCTCGAACTCGCGGGACATCCGCTGCACGGTCTCGATCGGCGGGTTCGTGCCGAAGCCGCACACGCCGTTCCAGTGGGCGGCCCAGCTCGACCACGAGACCACCGACGCGCGGCTGAAGAAGCTCCGCGACACCGTCCGCGAGGACAAGCGGTACGGCCGGGCCATCGGCTTCCGGTACCACGACGGCAAGCCCGGCATCGTCGAAGGACTGCTCTCCCGCGGCGACCGGCGCGTCGGCGCGGTCATCGAGGCCGTGTGGCGCGACGGCGGCCGCTTCGACGGCTGGAGCGAGCACTTCTCGTTCGACCGCTGGATGCGCTGCGCGGACTCGGCGCTGGCCGGCACCGGCGTCGACGTCGCCTGGTACACGACCCGCGAGCGCGACTTCGACGAGATCCTGCCCTGGGACCACCTGGACTCCGGGCTGGACAAGGACTGGCTCTGGGACGACTGGCAGGAGGCCCTCGCCGCGGCGGAGGACCCGACCTCCGCCGCCGACGTGGAGGACTGCCGCTGGACGCCGTGCTTCGACTGCGGCGTCTGCAACACCCTCGGCACGGCCATCGAGGTCGGGCCGACGGGGCGGACGCTGCTCCCGCTGTCCGTCGTCGGGTCGGGCGTCGGGTCGGGCGTCGGGTCGGGCGCCGTGCAGGCAGGAACCTGA
- a CDS encoding TIGR03936 family radical SAM-associated protein, producing the protein MARKPEGPPPPPTVQRLRIRYAKRGRLRFTSHRDFARAFERALRRARVPMAYSAGFTPHPKVSYANAAPTGVASDAEYLEIGLAEVRDPAQLQAELNAALPDGLDILQVVEAPPGALADLLQASRWAIELPGVTEVEAEKALAAFLATEVVEVTRTTKNGPRTFDARAAVVAAAVRGAEWRDGTNDAPCAILDVVVRHVTPAVRPDDVLAGLARVADLRPLQSPRVTRLAQGLLGADSAEVHDPLAPATPG; encoded by the coding sequence GTGGCCCGCAAGCCCGAGGGGCCGCCGCCCCCGCCCACCGTCCAGCGGCTGCGCATCCGTTACGCCAAACGGGGCCGTCTGCGCTTCACCAGCCACCGCGACTTCGCGCGCGCGTTCGAGCGGGCCCTGCGCCGGGCCCGGGTGCCGATGGCGTACTCGGCCGGCTTCACCCCGCACCCCAAGGTCTCGTACGCCAACGCCGCGCCGACCGGCGTCGCCAGTGACGCCGAGTACCTGGAGATCGGCCTCGCGGAGGTCCGCGACCCGGCGCAGCTGCAGGCCGAGCTGAACGCCGCCCTGCCCGACGGGCTGGACATCCTGCAGGTCGTCGAGGCCCCGCCCGGGGCCCTGGCCGACCTGCTCCAGGCCTCGCGGTGGGCCATCGAGCTGCCCGGCGTCACCGAGGTCGAGGCCGAGAAGGCGCTCGCCGCGTTCCTCGCGACCGAGGTCGTCGAGGTGACCCGCACCACCAAGAACGGACCCCGCACCTTCGACGCCCGGGCCGCCGTCGTCGCAGCCGCGGTCCGCGGGGCCGAGTGGCGCGACGGGACGAACGACGCCCCCTGTGCGATACTCGACGTGGTCGTACGGCACGTCACACCCGCTGTCCGACCCGATGACGTCCTCGCGGGACTCGCCCGAGTTGCCGACCTGCGGCCGCTGCAGTCACCCAGGGTGACGAGGCTGGCGCAGGGCCTGCTCGGTGCTGATTCCGCCGAGGTGCACGACCCGCTGGCCCCTGCAACACCCGGCTGA